The Mustelus asterias chromosome 18, sMusAst1.hap1.1, whole genome shotgun sequence genome has a window encoding:
- the LOC144506870 gene encoding peroxisomal N(1)-acetyl-spermine/spermidine oxidase-like codes for MNSKDSLKRNPKVVVVGAGIAGVGAAGKLLEQGFTDVQIIEASSQPGGRIRSSQFGKSLVAEGAQYVHGASMKNPIYQLVKEHDLLQQVYNNSDTEWSVLTNTQKQLDPNFTEEMGKVASGILKRAHLLAQEKGYTQAKSLADVYLEEVKMFLAQCSGDHVDLRRQKLGLLSMSMKWQCIHLATNGLADVSLREYEEYKNIDGGDRNAPELFPSLLQKLLEVVPKEKLLLEKPAKQIQWNRSFESEDGSLYPVRVLCEDGDQILADHVIVTISLGCLKANNQSLFEPSLPEHRLQAIQNMGFGTMNKIYLEYETPFWDENIDIIGLVWEDETPLSGQKPNLVEWWRRVPVVYVFKPTERYGHVLVGTISGKEAEFVESLSPEEVATNFTTLFRQFTGRPSVPGPKSVFVTKWFSNPYTRGSYSHISINSTADMIDMLAEPLPEAIEGTSPMLQVLFAGEATHRSYHSTTHGALLSGWREAERLINHYSIK; via the exons ATGAACTCCAAGGATTCACTCAAGAGAAACCCAAAGGTGGTCGTCGTGGGAGCCGGGATAGCTGGAGTGGGAGCTGCCGGAAAACTGCTGGAGCAAGGATTCACTGATGTACAAATCATTGAGGCATCGAGTCAGCCTGGAGGACGGATCAGAAGCTCTCAATTCG GCAAATCACTGGTTGCTGAAGGAGCTCAGTACGTTCACGGGGCGAGCATGAAGAATCCCATTTATCAACTGGTCAAAGAACACGACCTATTGCAGCAAGTGTACAATAATTCCGACACTGAATGGTCAGTGCTCACTAATACACAGAAGCAGCTCGATCCTAACTTCACCGAGGAAATGGGAAAGGTGGCCAGCGGCATTCTGAAGCGAGCTCATCTTCTCGCTCAAGAGAAGGGCTACACACAAGCGAAAAGCCTTGCTGACGTCTACCTGGAGGAAGTAAAAATGTTCCTCGCGCAATGCAGTGGTGACCATGTTGACCTGAGGAGACAAAAGTTGGGGTTGCTGAGCATGTCAATGAAGTGGCAGTGTATTCACCTTGCAACAAATGGGCTGGCAGACGTGTCCCTACGCGAATATGAAGAGTATAAAAACATTGACGGCGGCGACCGAAATGCTCCAGA GTTATTCCCCAGCCTGTTGCAGAAACTGCTGGAGGTTGTCCCGAAGGAAAAGCTGCTGCTGGAGAAGCCTGCGAAACAGATCCAGTGGAATAGAAGCTTTGAATCGGAGGATGGCTCGCTGTATCCAGTCAGAGTGCTGTGTGAAGATGGAGATCAGATTCTAGCTGATCACGTCATTGTAACCATTTCACTGG GTTGTCTAAAGGCAAATAATCAGTCACTGTTTGAGCCCAGCCTACCTGAGCACCGTCTACAAGCTATTCAAAACATGGGTTTTGGTACAATGAATAAAATTTACCTGGAGTACGAGACTCCATTTTGGGATGAAAATATAGAcataattggattggtttgggaggATGAGACGCCATTGTCTGGCCAGAAGCCCAACCTGGTCGAGTGGTGGAGACGTGTTCCTGTTGTTTACGTGTTCAAACCAACAGAAAG ATACGGTCATGTCCTTGTGGGAACAATTTCTGGAAAGGAGGCAGAGTTCGTAGAATCTCTGAGTCCTGAGGAAGTGGCCACAAATTTCACCACCCTTTTCCGACAATTTACCG GGAGACCTTCAGTCCCAGGGCCAAAAAGTGTTTTTGTAACAAAATGGTTCAGTAACCCTTACACACGGGGCTCCTACTCCCATATATCCATCAACTCAACCGCAGATATGATTGACATGCTGGCTGAACCCCTACCAGAGGCGATAGAGGGAACTTCTCCG ATGTTGCAGGTATTATTCGCTGGAGAGGCAACGCATCGGAGCTACCACAGCACCACCCATGGAGCGCTGCTGTCTGggtggagagaggcagagcgactgATTAATCATTACTCCATCAAATAA